One Gadus chalcogrammus isolate NIFS_2021 chromosome 7, NIFS_Gcha_1.0, whole genome shotgun sequence genomic window, GCATCATAAATAGTAATTGCTTTTCAAATGTTCAACTTCTGCagtgaatatataatgtttgaAGGGAATAACACATCATTTCATTTTGTAAACGAGACCCACCTAGAGTTTACTGGTTTCCGAAGCATCGAGGTAGCACACAAGTATTTAGGAGGGCTTCCTTTGACGGGTAACGTTGACAGCAGATCAGCGGTGTGGTGCagtgcaaaaacaaacacatttgagaAAATATTAAGGGTTTTGTTTCAAGACCACAAAATCAGAGACAGAACGTGGCTGTACTGGCCTCTATATTCTTTCTCTTTAGATATACTGCATTATGTATATTAGGACTGCGCATCAATTAACTAGGGCTCctcatttgtaaaaaaaaaaaaaaagaacataaaATGTGCTGTGTCTCAGTGGGATGCTGATTCGGTACATTTGCATTCAGTCAGACGCCTTAATCCAAGGCGACGTTCAGGGGATCTGAGAAAACCCAAGGCGTACGACTACGAAATTGGAGTCACTACAAAGAAAGCGCAGCAAAAGCAAGTTTTCTTGCTATCTTTTCAGAAAGACACGGTTCAAGCCTTTATATCCAATTTTTATGTCAGAGGAAGTCACGTGAATGGGTTGTGATAGACATCTCGACACATCAGCCATAAATTAGATTTAGCATAGTTGTTCTTTGGAAAAACTGGTAAATACGTGCTCATTTCCATACAATTTCTTAAAATATTCTACCCATCTTCTGCCCCCTTTGCAGAGACAAGGATCTGCACCTATGTCTGGCAACAGCAAGCCAGCATCTGGACAAGGTATGGTATACCTAACTGACACTAACATTCAGGTTCAACCGAAATACGACCACATCCTAATCATAACCCGCATCTCATCCTCCGCTGCAAATGGCTGATAGATTGATAGTGGGCCAGCAGCACTATATTTTTTTTAGAGTGTAAATTTGCATCCTTTGCAAAAATAACAATTCTCACTAACACATTTCTGTCAATGGAAGTAATTGACCATGGAACTGTGTTTGATTGCCTTGTGTGTAGAGGGGTGTTTGTGTAACGTCTTTAGATGGGGCACTTAGTCAGATTAAAGTTTGTGATGAGGACcactctctctcagacacacacacgcacacgctcatactcacacacacacacacacacacacacaccacacacacacacacacacacaaacacacacacacaacacacacacacacacacacacacacacacacacacacacacacacacacacacacacacacaggagataaTTAGACTTTAAACCAAATTGAAGGACTTTTGTGTTGATGTTTTCTGCGTGGCATTTTGTATTGATTAAAGTTACATCTCGCCTTATCACTCACCTTTTTCCCAAGGTCCTCCGAAGAAGGTTCAGGCTAAATGTAAGTGGTTTGTTTGGGGCCTTTCTGCTTCCTGCTTTACAGTAACTAAAGCACATCTGCACACGGAGAAGCACATACTTTTGTTTTAATCCATGTACTTTGACACAGCCTTCCTTCCAAATGTCTCCCCTTGGGGTTTCTGCACCAAAAATAATGAATTTTGCAATGTCACCAACTGTTCACTTCACTGTGTTTAACAAAGCTTGCACGGCTTCACATCAGGGAAATAGCATGACATGATGCACATTGAAGGACAGAGGGGGTATTCATTTGTTCAGCTTTTTGCATGATAAGAACATCATTTTAAATGCTACATTGCTTGCCACATACTTTGTGATGCACAATGTGGATCACAAAGTACAAACTTGCTCATAACAGCACTATTTGGAGTGGTCCCAACCGACACTAAAGGGTGAATTGTTTATGTTCCTGAAGTTCCTTTCATGGATTAACAAAGGTTTTTTATCGTAATTCAACCCTCCACTTACATATTTTAAAAATCCATTTCTACTCCCAGGCAGACGTACAGTGCTTCAATCCAACAAAGCTCAAGAAATGCATGAGGCTTActcatgcatttaaaaaaaagagtatTTGAAGGCAAAAATATGGAGTGCTGTTCTCAGCACTACATTAAAAGATAAATTGGCACACATTCACTGATATAGCGTTTCCTTGTTTCGACTTGAGAACACTGTCTCGGCTCTCTGTATTAAAACCCAAGCGTACATGGAGCCTGGACAGGAGGCGGTGGACCTCCCTCACTCAGTGacccctctcacctctcccgTTCAGGTGAGCAGAAGGATGTGCCGGCGGAGGACTTTGACATCGATATGCGCGATCCAGAGACAGAGAAGGCCGCCGTGGCCATCCAGTCGCAGTTCAGGAAGTtccagaagaagaagcaggACGTGAAGTCGTAAAGGGTCTGTCTGCGGCCGCGACCTGGCCCCGCCTCCCGGTACCACCTGATGGGCGTGGCTCTACAGCAGCTCCACCTGTAGTCCTCATCTTGCATGTCAATCAAACTTGCACCGTCAtaaactgggggggggggggggggggggggtgttggttgGGTGACGTCTTTGGCCACCGCATGTCTGTGCAATTATATTTGTAGTTACATTAAATGGATTGCTGTGTACAGTGACGATAGATTATTCAATATATGCACCTAGAGATAGATATGTTTATTCCGTTTGTAAATTGtgccatttcattttttttattcaaattctTTGATAAAACCCAGTGGTAGCAGTAATTaaaattcaaatatatatattatttatgtcAAATTGAGTGTTTATTAAGCCATGAGGAAGAAATTCCGATGATGTCCATCACGCTCGGGATGAATATATAGCCACACACGTAATACCAAACACCGTGCTCTCCAGTTAGCTTCTAGTTAGCATCATGTCAGGATTGCATTGGGGATTGATGATGACATTTTCCACTGAGTGGGGTCAAAACAATCCTGTTGAGTACAAGCTGTGTTTGACCCCAGTTCACCACCAACTAAGCAATCTCCCGGGAAATCTCACTGTTGGCGAACCAATGCATCGGCATATTCTGTAATGACATCAGCCGTTCATGACTGTGTTGCCTTTTTCATTTTTGATTTATTGTTCATGAATGTTATAATTGTAATCAGAATTTAACTTTGTTCAGTTCACGTTCATATAATAACAATCTCCCAGTCTGCAGATTACAGTGTGGCTGTTAACAAAACAACTaataaataattttaaaaaacACATCAAGAATTGAATAAGTAATCCGATTTTAATGGCATTCTACCTATTACCTTTGTGATGATATTGCACAGCTGTGTGACATTATAGAAGGAGGATCTTTGAAGAAATATAAGTGACAGCCATTCTCAAGCATAGAAAAATGCAAATGTATTCAAAAAAGTAATTGAATGTTTGCTCATGAAAAATCCCGAGTCGAGATAGATTCAGATATATTCTATATAGTGACATACAGCAAACTGCATCCTGCCCTTTGTGGACCCCTAGTGGAAGCGAGGCGAACTGCATCTCTTGGTTAGGATGAATGTAGCATTCAGGACGGCATGACTCGATCTGTAAATCAGACCCCCACCAACCACGACGTGAGGAAACACTGTCTTCGGTGATATTTAATGTTTCACTATCCAGCGATTGGCTAGATTCCACCCCCAGGAGACTAAAGCACCGTCTACATCACGTCGCACTTTGTGTAATGTTTGTTTAGATGCTTCAGGATTTGCTATAGTCGGCAGATGTAGCCTAGATATACAGGCCTAAATTAATAACCGATTTCCAGGGCAATAACCTATTAGACGCAGCGTTTGTCAAACAATGCATGCACCAAATAGATCTGTGATGTTAGGTTACCGATGTTTGTTTTAGCCTACTTCTTAATCCACATGTCTATGCACTCATGGATTTAAAGAAATGTGGCCAGAATTGAATTGGGCGGTTTCGTGTGCAACGGAAAATCACAtcagtaggcctattacaaaaAGTCACTTTTTCAGTTGCTCATCTTGAATTGTGTATGTTGTGTCCTATACTTAATGTAAGCAACAATCACCACGGGCAAAATTCAAGTTCGTGACCTTCTATGAGTACCCCGATCGCAGAAAGAAACCTCACTACACTAACACTGAATAGGCTAAATACCGTGACTTCTGTAAAACAAAGGTtatctgtatatattattttatcttAATTACTTATTATGGGACCTGAAGCAGAAATCGAATTCAAGATAAGATTCAGAAAGAAGAATTTCGTTCCAAATAATTGTGTCCAACAGCAACATTGCCCTCTTGTGGACAGAATAAATATCGGTGGTAAAGGTGACAGTCAGTAAACCTGAATCACCAATCACTGATACCCTTTCTTAAATTGActacaaattacatttaaccAATTCTTATGTAAATATGAAGTAAATAAAGTCAggtgtttttatgtttgataTTTACAATTATTGATCAATGTCTAACTCACCAGTAACCTCTAAATTTCCATACAAGGTCAGAACATGGCTGTCGACAACAGACCACCAGCATTCATCACATTCACGTCAAACTGTGGAGGACATTTTTTTTGGGGAACAGCCATTTTATTAATCAAATTTTCGAACTGTGTGTTAGTTTCTCTTTATTCCAGTGCCACCATAGTGAACACtcatgttaaaaataaaaagtgacatttttttttgttaaaatgtagAATCATAATGAAGACAGTTAATCTTAGAAGAAGTAATCATAGAAACTGACAGAAGTGACCTCACAGCATTTTAGATTAAAGTCTCCCATCAGGACTAACtccaaacagaaacagaaaacacaaagaacaaaaaataaaaaggccaGGGTATAGACGAAACAAaataagagaaaataaaaactaaaacagCTTTTTTTAATATCCACTTTTTTTTCGGTATCTCCCATTAGACTTTAGGTTTGGTTTGAACGgtggcgggagggggaggggcttctgtTGGATTGTCtcacgttttatttatttccctgtaGAGCAGCATTGCCGCTCACAGCAACAGTAGATCTACTAAGAAGGAATGAGAGCCACGTGGACTCTACCTAGTGCACTGAGGGAACGGGGGAACTTGGGGAGGGGGCTAGGGAGGGTGGGTGGAGCAGAGGgggagtcagggggggggggggctggtagggTGGGGGGTCTCTATCTGGACATGCCCTACTACTGGGGGAGAGAGCTAGGGAGGGTTGGGGGAGCGGAGGGGGTGTCAGGCGGGGGTAGGGGGGCTCTATCTGGACACGCTCtagatatggggggggggtctcgggGAATGCAGGCTCTTTCGGCTCCGAACCCTCCCTTGTTGTCAGCCCTCAGCGTCATCATCGCTCACTGCCCCTGCCCTTGGGCAACAAACTCAACGCACGACACCTGAATACAGAGCCCGGAGTGCACCCCGCCCCGTGTGTGTACACGCACAACATacctcttcattttttttatcttctcaTCAATACAGTACAGCATAGAGCAAATAATTTTTCCATATAACTTTTTTCCATatttccatatttttttttccttttcttcatATTGCACCATCGGAGAATgggacacaaagagagagagagagagagacagagagagatcaaCAGAGACTCCATTTCCTAATCAAAACGAGATATGTGCAAACATGACTAAGGACTTTATTAACCAAATCAATTATTCCCTGTAATATCCACAAATAAAAGTGATTtctctttttatatatatatatttatatttatagtaataagaataataaatcTTCACATTGGATCATTTCATAGTGTGACAAAATGCTCGACTGGGATTGGCCCAGCCGTGGTCGTAATCCTCTTTGTCTTTTAATTGGTCAGTCCCCATGCATCCATAggaaatagattttttttttcttcaaaaaaaGTAACAATTTGAGAGCAGCTTGGACTGGTGTCAATTGCTTTCATTCCAAGAGTTCTCTCAACTTTCATTCAGTGTTTCAAAAAGGTATTCCATAGGAAAAAAATTACTCCCAAATCGTCATCTTCCACtccagaaaaataataagaataaaaaaaatcaaccaCGTCCGTTGTTTTTTATGAAAACATCGAAGCAATGGTCATAATAACCAATCATTTGGTAATCAATAATTGATAATCATTACTAGCCGACAACTAACAATGACTAATCACTGTTTAATTATTAAGAATTAACAGTTAGAATAAATAACGCCCCCTCGTTTACTCAATTAGTTTGGCAGGGCTCCCCTTGGGAGTCAGTTTTCCCGTGAGTGAATTCCCTCAagtgaaaaagaaaacaaacgaaAGACGAAAAACGAAAgctctaaaaaataaataaaaaggagaTTAGTAAAAGtgatccctcctccccctggaagaggaagagggccatatatatatacaggacCTGCGTGGTGAAAAGTCACTTTACTGCACTTGAGTGTAAAGTCCAGTGTTTTCAGGCGTAGAGTgcagagccacgcccccaccccacccttgGCTCCGCCCTTCACCCCCTAACCCCGCCCTCCCGACCTCCCCAACTCCCAACCCCCGGCCCCTCCTGTTATACCAGCGTGTAGGACTTTGCGTAGGGGTTGTTGCTCTGTTTGAGGTGTCCCCGCGAATCCAGCAGGGACTCCTGCGAGGTGCTGAGCTTGGCGGCCTGGGCCAGCTCCGAGCCCTCCCTGTGGGGGAGCGTGGCGGCCGCGCCGGGCTGCCACTGGGCCACTGGGTCCCTGCTGCTagcccgcggcggcggcggcggctccgaTGGCGTGGGAGGAGCCATGCGGGAGGGCCTCTTCAGCGAGCGGCTCTTCTGGGGCTCCAGGCACGCCTGGCCCATGGCCGAGCCCTCGCCGCTCGACGTGGCCCTGGACGACCCCGAACAGGTCATGCCGCGGTTTAGCAAGAAGTCCATGCGCAGATACGGCGGCAAGTGCACCAGCTCGCCACCTAGTGGAcaggggaggggatggaggttAGTGGACAGGGAATGAACTGATAACCAACGCAAATTAGCTTACTTTACCTTCCGACTGGAAAATTGGGCGTGTTTTGGGATAACTACATTTAAAGTTATAACCGAATATAAAGATATATcaaagttattttatttttttattaaatagaCATGTACTGTACACTACACGGCACAAACACGCTTACACGCATAGTCGtgtacacacaaaaaacaaacaaacacacagggctcTCCCGGAGATGTCAGAATTAATATGATTACAAACATATGATCCTAGGCCGTACCTTCTTCTGCTGTTTCCAGAATGCTGTTTTCAGTTGCTCACACATGTACACTGAATGTTTTACGTTCTATTGCAATCTCCCAGCTGTTTGAGGTGAACCGTGTGAATTAACATGTTAAACCCATCTCTCATCCAACCCTTAAAAGTGTCAAACATAAAACCCCACAAAATAAATCGATTATTTCCCTGAAAACAATCCAAACCCCCGGCCCTTCTGAATGCCAAACATGAGATTGCTCAGGGTTAGAGCCTCAGACTAAGGTTGCGGTTTTAGTGTCGGCGTCATCATCACTGGTGGTCTGCGATTAGGAACGAGCCATGAATTCATTATGAATCCATCGTTAACAGCAGCACTAGGTGGGGGCGGTGTATGGTGGCCTTTAAAGGACCAGGGAACGGGGGAATGCGGACTGGGGAGGGGTGTCAGCCTCACCCGGTCTGTGGGCCTTGGGCGCCGCCATGTTCATGACGCGGCTGACGTCCTGGGGCTTGGGCGGCGAGGCGGTGAAGCGGCAGATGCCCGACTCGGACGGCGTGCTGGAGGTGAGGCTGTCCGTGTAGTCGTTGGTGCCCGCCGTCATCTGCTCCGAGGACGTGTCCGAGATGAAGCACTCGGTGATGGTGAACTTGGCGTGCCGCAGCTGCTCCTCCATCTTGGCGTGCTCGTAGGCGCGCGCCAGCTCCTCGTACGTGGAGGACGCGCTCTCCGTGGACACCATGCTGCTGCGGGCGCGGtctgagggggggaggcggggcggggtgtgggggagagagggtgagggggggtgagggttagtGGGAGTGAGTCGAGTGTGTCATGTCACGTGTGTCAGTCAAGAAGCAGAAGTAGTTAGACTCGTGGTTAGACTAGTGGTTATACTAGTGGTTAGACTAGTGGTTAGACTAGTGGTTAGACTAGTAGTTAGAATAGTAAACTGTTAAGTTTTAGGACGGGGGGAGGATGGAACTTAGTTTCCTGCTTTCTGTTTCAAGCTCCTACGTAATGCAGGGTTGAATCAAATGGAATATGATCAAATATGATCTAATCGTAGCTAATCTAATGTAATATGTTCAGAAAGATTAAAATTTTATCCAATCTAATGAAATGTAATTACATAGAATACAATTGAATACAATCTATCTAATAGAATACAATGTAATCTAATATAGTAGAATCCAATCAATTAAGTATAATTTAATTGTATCTAATATAATCAAATCGCAAGCAATCAAACTAGTAGAAACCAGTCTGATCTACTCTAAAGAAATATAACATGATATAGTACAATATAATGcaacacaataaaatacaatattctGTTATATACCCTAATTTAATATATTCCAATCTAATCTCACAGTGAATACAATCTAATCCAACCCAATCCAAGGACCAGAGACAAGCCTTGCAACACCtgcaccctcctcccccatgcACACGCTCCCCACCCGTGTCCAGGCTCCAGCATCcagcccccgtccccccgtccccccagcctccccgcccccccttaCCTGTGTCCTGGGAGGGGCTGACGCTGTAGCTGTCGCTCTCCTTGTCCACGGAGCCCGCCACCCTGGGGGTGGGCAGCCTCCAGTCGGTGCTGAGGGTGTGGGCGGAGACGGGCGGGTGGGGCCGGTTCAGCGTCCACTGGCTGGCGTAGCGGTTGCGGGCGGCGGGCCCGGGCTTGGCGGTGCGCCGGGCGGTGGGGtctaaggggtggggggggggagtgagaggtgTGTCCAGAGTTTCACTTTAACACTTATGTGGTTTCACCCGCCAGAGTGGACCGATTTTTGCGGCCACGCAAATTGTTTTGACATGTAACCCTGAATTTTTGTTTACCTGCCAAATGGTCAAATCTATCTGCCATTGGCTGGTGGCAGGTGTTAATTTTGGACCCTGGATATGCAAcagaaaacatatatatatagtcataTTCATTCATATCATGTTGCTGTGacatgtacgtgtttgtgtttgtgtttgtgtttgtgtttgtgtatgtgtctgtgtctgtgtctgtgtctgtgtatatgtgatCGTCAAGGTTTTTTATCATCTGCGGACTCATCTGCTCGCTGAAACAAAGCTGACCCGTGACCCATGATCCTTGAACCCTTGTTGGTGCAGCATTAGCATCTCATGTGCTATTTAATGTAGTTGTTTGAGCTTTGTTGTGCTTGGTATGTCGTACATTAACAGAGAgtataaatgtacttattgtaagtcgctttgcataaaagcgtctgccctaaatgtaaatgtaagagaGATACAGATTAAAATAGCAGGAAATATAGGTTACGTTGTAAATAAAGGTTCTGAAAAGGGTCAGCAAGTTCTAAAAACTGCCAGGGGTTGTGTTTAAAAAACGAAGGAGTAAAGTAGAAACGTCCGTACTGGACTTACTGGTGCCTGGTCTGGCATCAGACACATCCACCAGCGGCCCTGTGGCCTGGGACAGGGACTGGTAGTGGACCGTGTGGGTGACGGTGGACGACTTCTGCTTCTGGGTCTCCCCGAAGTCGTTGTCTGTGAGCAGCACCGTGGAGCGGTCGTCTGTGGGGACACagcagggacagagaggagggagagaggagggacagagggaagagagagaggacggacagagggaagagagagaggacggacagagggaagagagagaggagggacagagggaagagagagaggagggacagagggaagagagagaggagggacagagggaagagagagaggagggagagagaggagggacagagggaagagagagaggagggacagaggcgagggagagaggagggagagagaggagggacagagaagagggagagagaggagggacagagggaagagagaggagggacagaggagggacagagaggagagagagagagaggagggacagagaggagggacagagaggagagagagagagaggagggacagagaggagagagagagagagagagaggcgtgagCAGGTACCGCCAACAGAGTGTGTTCTCAAGTGACACATAGATTCAGTTTGAATAAAGGAAGCGAGGCGGACACTGACCAACGGTCTCCATGGTGTCCCTCTCCTCGATGAGGAGCTGGGCTCTGGGGATGTCGATGTGCATTCGCAGGGTCTGCTGCTGCTTGTTGATTGGCTCGGCGGGACGTGTGTTTTTACTGGGGGAgcacagaggaggggggggtttgAGATACTGGACGCCGTCGAGGCAGAAACATGTACAtgcatggctgcagatgtatAGATATGGTTGCAGTAGAGTTTATTCCAACATTGTCTGAATTGACTTTGCACAGGGATCTTACCTCATCAGCATTTCGGCCAGACTTTTTGCATCTAGAATGAAAAAGCAAACAAGCAGAACACGTGACTTCACAAAGCGATGTGCAGCTAAATAAAAGTCCCTGGGATAAACGTGACAGCCGTGATTACCGTGACGACCATCTTAACAACCAcaatcaccatgacaaccgtgaccaccaccatcaccccggACAACCTTCACAGCGTCAATCCCCATGAGTACCGGGATCACCACGATTGACAACCGCGGCCGTGACCACCACAATCACCATGACGACCGGGGTCACCCTCGACGACCACCGTGGCCTTCGGGTTCTCACCTCGCAGTCTCTTGagcctctgctccctcctccgccgccggaGCACCAGCAGGCCGATGAAGATGAAGACGATGCCCACCAGCACGCAGGAAATGGTCACCATCATCTTCAGCCCGTCGCCACTGCTGGCCACGCCCGCACTCACGTTGGGCGCCTTCACCAGCGGAGCGATGGTGCCTGGGCAGAGGGAGACCGCGTCACGGGAGTCCTACGCTTTTACACACTGAACAATGCATTAGAGGACGGCGTtatgaatatatattaaagaaCATTAAAGAACAGAAGCTTTCTTTAATAGAAACTGAAAGGTCCCCGAGGGCCTTTACTCTTCTGTATGTCCTTTACCATAACCGGAATTCCccgtctgggattattaaagtacaTCTTATCATAGATGGTCCGCAGGCGAAACCGGTCCAACGCAAGTGCCGCTTTGTGATACAAATCTATCGGAGAACCCGCAGAGTTCAGCGATTCTCTTCTCCCTGACATCACCATCGAGAGTCTAACTTCAACATCCGAGAGAATGGGCGAGGGGGACTCACTGCCGTCGTAGCTCAGCGTGGCGAACTTGACCCTCTTCTCGGCGTAGCCGGCGCTGTTGTGCACCTTCATCTGCAGCTCGTACCAGGTGGCCTCCTGCAGGTCGTACAGGATGTAGCTCTTGGTGAGCGAGGTGCGCTGCGCCGTGGTCCAGGTGGGCGAGTCCACCGCCCGGTACTCCAGCGTGAAGGAGCTGATGGGGCAGCCTCCGTTGTTCCAGCCGTTCAGGTTGAGGCGCACGCGCGTGGCGTTGATGCTGGTGAACAGCTCCTGCTCCTTGGAGTActggggctctgggggggggtgagagagagagagggtgagagagagagggggttaaTGGCTGCTCTTCTTGACCATGTATTACCAAGTTAGGAGATATCCAACGCAAGACTTTGAGTTAGCGTGTGTGACAAGAGTCCCAGAGAAAGCAGAATAATGATGAACAAATATTATAAGGTGGGACTGTTAAGAAAGAAATGAAATGATGAAAGAAATGATATGAAGGCTGTTTTCCAGCCTGGAATACCTCTGTAATGACCGCAGCCCAGGTCAGTACATCCAAcaacacaacagaacaacaacaaaagtgTTCAAGCGTGTCCAAAATGGCCGAGGTGCTGATGTTTACCTTTCCCGTGGGTCTTGGCCTCGATGATCTCACTGATGCGCCCTGGCCCCACTGCATTCTGGGCGGTGAGGGTGAACTTGTACCAGGTGCCGCACTTGAGGGTCTCCAGGCGGTAGGCCCGCTCGCTGGGGCTGATGGCGTAGTTCCCCCACTGCTCACTGTTGTCCTCCGAGTACTGGAGGATGTAGCCTGGGACCACGGggggaaaccacacacacacacggtgagggTTCTGCCATCTATCAAGCTGTAATGCCCATGGTCACATCGGCAATTGGTGTCATTTGAGATTTTTTAAAGTCTAAATttctaaaatgtaattttttgtgATAAATGTTTGGAATGTGCTGACGATCATTTTATAAAAGGTAGAGTCCCTTAGACAGGGGAATGTTCCTAATCTCTGGACGGACAATTATTTAAAGAAATTTGACACACATGCAATATTgtacaggcatgcacacacacacacacacacacacacacacacacacacacacacacacacacacacacacacacacacacacacacacacacacacacacacacacacacacacacacacacacacacacacacacacagcagcagctttAGAAGGAAAACAGAACATCGGCTGTGGTCTTTCTGCCTGACCTCTGATGGAGCTGCCTCCGTTGTCCCCTGGGATCCAGGAGAGGGTGATGGAcgtggtggtggtcttggtcACGGTGAGGCGGGGCTGGTCAGGTGGAACTGGAGGCGGGGGATAAGCAAGCAAAGCAGACCAAACTGTCACACGCCACCTCAACGTGATCATCAGAGAGCCGCAACAACAGAGACCCGGTTCCTCAGACTTACCTTGGACCTGCAGGTTCAGGATGATCTTGTCCGGCCCAAAGCTGTTACTGGCCACGCAGGTGTAGTTCCCAGAATCCTCGGCTTTCACCGTGCGTATGACCAGGCTGCCGTTGCCGTGGACGCTGCGtcggctgtcaatcacaacaggcGCTGGGGTTCCATTGCTGGAACACGAAACAGGATTGGTCGGAAAT contains:
- the dscama gene encoding Down syndrome cell adhesion molecule a, translating into MCWLAEAGPATAATGCMRGRLAADGCPWRCLCCLPRLPLGSAMLSGNGLVLGGGGLAPKKHLQNGAIKGYQVGYREYSSGGNYQFSVISMESTGDNAESLVLDNLKKYTQYGVVVQASNSAGTGPSSTEVASTTLEDVPSRPPENVQAAASSPEVISLSWLTPSKEALNGNLMGFRVIYWANLPDGELGEIRNVTTANPTLELDGLEKYTNYSIQVLAFTRAGDGVRSEQIYTRTKEDVPGPPAGVKAAAASNSVVFVSWLPPLKVNGIIRKYTVFCSNPHPTVSSEFEAAPDIFFYRIPNLSRNRQYSIWVVAVTAAGRGNASDIITVKPMAEAPARILTFNRTVTTPWMRDIVLPCKAVGDPAPTIKWLKDNNGTPAPVVIDSRRSVHGNGSLVIRTVKAEDSGNYTCVASNSFGPDKIILNLQVQVPPDQPRLTVTKTTTTSITLSWIPGDNGGSSIRGYILQYSEDNSEQWGNYAISPSERAYRLETLKCGTWYKFTLTAQNAVGPGRISEIIEAKTHGKEPQYSKEQELFTSINATRVRLNLNGWNNGGCPISSFTLEYRAVDSPTWTTAQRTSLTKSYILYDLQEATWYELQMKVHNSAGYAEKRVKFATLSYDGSTIAPLVKAPNVSAGVASSGDGLKMMVTISCVLVGIVFIFIGLLVLRRRRREQRLKRLRDAKSLAEMLMSKNTRPAEPINKQQQTLRMHIDIPRAQLLIEERDTMETVDDRSTVLLTDNDFGETQKQKSSTVTHTVHYQSLSQATGPLVDVSDARPGTNPTARRTAKPGPAARNRYASQWTLNRPHPPVSAHTLSTDWRLPTPRVAGSVDKESDSYSVSPSQDTDRARSSMVSTESASSTYEELARAYEHAKMEEQLRHAKFTITECFISDTSSEQMTAGTNDYTDSLTSSTPSESGICRFTASPPKPQDVSRVMNMAAPKAHRPGGELVHLPPYLRMDFLLNRGMTCSGSSRATSSGEGSAMGQACLEPQKSRSLKRPSRMAPPTPSEPPPPPRASSRDPVAQWQPGAAATLPHREGSELAQAAKLSTSQESLLDSRGHLKQSNNPYAKSYTLV
- the pcp4a gene encoding calmodulin regulator protein PCP4a isoform X2, whose amino-acid sequence is MSERQGSAPMSGNSKPASGQGEQKDVPAEDFDIDMRDPETEKAAVAIQSQFRKFQKKKQDVKS
- the pcp4a gene encoding calmodulin regulator protein PCP4a isoform X1; this translates as MSERQGSAPMSGNSKPASGQGPPKKVQAKCEQKDVPAEDFDIDMRDPETEKAAVAIQSQFRKFQKKKQDVKS